In Bacteroidota bacterium, one DNA window encodes the following:
- a CDS encoding carboxypeptidase regulatory-like domain-containing protein, with amino-acid sequence MKLQLTALFAILFVVIFVGCDRDDDDVMFNKVGAATLQGTVTLIDSVGNRLNDASGVTVRLDDSTFSAVTDVNGVWKIHGLPNRTYEITYSKPGFGTIHEASYQFLGGDTVFHADQVLWMPIHRRFELSDVGAVGGYVGVGGQASVPSNGILYSYLLCVASDSTSLVNGPNTSLPYGLTSEGSQFSGAVLPIARLQERGFHTGDHLYAAVYIVGLGNHYQDIAHYNDPHITRMVFPSAGPASEVMGFTLP; translated from the coding sequence ATGAAATTACAGCTCACGGCGCTTTTCGCTATCCTCTTCGTTGTTATCTTCGTCGGCTGCGATCGGGACGACGACGATGTTATGTTTAATAAAGTCGGCGCGGCTACCTTACAAGGGACCGTCACCCTCATCGACTCGGTTGGCAACCGACTCAACGACGCCTCTGGGGTAACGGTCAGACTCGATGACAGTACATTCTCGGCAGTCACAGATGTAAACGGTGTATGGAAGATACACGGACTCCCGAACAGGACGTACGAGATCACATACAGCAAACCGGGATTCGGTACAATCCATGAAGCATCCTACCAGTTTCTCGGAGGAGATACCGTTTTCCATGCAGACCAGGTACTATGGATGCCGATACACCGTCGATTTGAGCTCTCTGACGTAGGTGCTGTTGGAGGATACGTTGGGGTCGGAGGGCAGGCCAGTGTCCCGAGCAACGGGATCCTGTATTCGTATCTGCTCTGCGTCGCAAGTGATTCGACATCGCTGGTGAATGGACCGAATACGTCACTACCCTATGGGCTGACCTCAGAGGGTTCTCAGTTCTCCGGTGCAGTCCTGCCGATTGCTCGGCTGCAAGAACGGGGATTCCACACTGGGGATCACCTGTATGCTGCAGTATATATCGTCGGACTTGGAAATCATTATCAAGATATTGCACACTATAACGACCCGCACATTACCCGAATGGTATTCCCCTCTGCCGGACCGGCATCGGAAGTGATGGGATTTACGTTGCCTTAA
- a CDS encoding SDR family NAD(P)-dependent oxidoreductase has translation MNLTDNVILITGGASGIGYALAERFTQLGNRVIICGRRADALADAEAKLPGLVTKQVDLSSSAERESLARWIESEHPGLNVLVNNAGIQQWMSVTDTDFADRATTEITTNIEAPVHLTSLFLALPNLKVVMNVTSGLAFSPLATVPVYSATKAFFRSFTLSLRHQLRSRGIEVIELIPPALNTDLGGKGIHDFAPPVSGFIDSAFEQLAAGKHEIAYGFSEQMLAAGPSELRQAFERMNPAG, from the coding sequence ATGAACTTAACTGACAACGTAATCCTAATTACCGGTGGCGCATCCGGCATTGGCTATGCGCTCGCCGAGCGATTCACTCAACTTGGAAATCGGGTTATTATCTGCGGGCGCAGAGCAGATGCACTTGCGGATGCTGAAGCGAAACTTCCCGGGCTCGTGACCAAGCAGGTCGATCTGTCATCGTCTGCCGAGCGGGAATCGCTCGCTCGGTGGATCGAGAGTGAGCATCCGGGTTTGAACGTGCTCGTCAACAACGCCGGCATCCAGCAGTGGATGTCCGTCACCGATACCGATTTCGCAGACCGCGCTACTACCGAGATCACAACGAACATCGAAGCGCCGGTTCACCTAACATCGCTGTTTCTTGCACTACCCAATTTGAAGGTAGTAATGAACGTCACATCGGGTCTCGCGTTCTCGCCGCTTGCGACAGTACCGGTGTACTCCGCGACGAAAGCATTCTTTCGTTCATTTACACTGTCGCTTCGGCATCAACTTCGTAGTAGAGGCATCGAAGTGATCGAGCTCATCCCGCCGGCACTCAACACCGATCTCGGCGGCAAAGGAATTCACGATTTTGCTCCGCCGGTATCCGGCTTTATCGACTCCGCATTCGAACAACTCGCCGCGGGGAAACATGAGATCGCCTACGGGTTCAGCGAACAGATGCTCGCAGCCGGACCGAGTGAGCTCAGACAGGCGTTCGAACGGATGAATCCGGCAGGATAA
- the lysS gene encoding lysine--tRNA ligase: MADAYNLTTLDINALSDQERERLRALDEIRTRGVDPYPYSFDRTHTAEAVKALFDEANPEGKPTASIAGRIVAIRRMGKASFVHILDESAKVQLYFKADELGDRYEIFKLLDIGDIVGANGFVFRTRTGETSLHVASFELLAKAVRPLPVVKEEIDEKTGEKIVHDAVVDKELRYRRRYIDLVVNSQIRDTFRKRSQIISTIRRFFDSYGYLEVETPVLQPLYGGAYARPFVTHHNALDFDLYMRIADELYLKRLIVGGLAEGVYEISKDFRNEGMDKNHSPEFTMAEIYVAYKDYNWMMDFVEKMFAEVARVVTGGGMQVTQKSGTVIDFTPPYRRMTMYESINEYTGIDVSDMDESGLRDACKTMGLSLDPKWGAGKIIDEIFSEKVEHNLTQPTFITDYPLSMSPLAKNHRSKPGLVERFELMVAGQELANAFSELNDPIDQRARFEEQAKLRARGDDEAMQLDEDFLRALETGMPPTAGLGFGVDRLTMIMTGEESIRDVVLFPAMRPEK; the protein is encoded by the coding sequence ATGGCAGACGCATACAATCTGACGACCCTCGATATCAATGCACTTTCGGATCAAGAGCGCGAGCGCTTGCGCGCACTCGACGAGATCCGCACCCGTGGTGTTGACCCGTACCCATACTCGTTCGATCGAACACACACGGCCGAGGCAGTGAAAGCGCTGTTCGACGAAGCGAATCCGGAGGGGAAGCCGACTGCATCGATCGCCGGTCGCATCGTCGCCATTCGCCGCATGGGCAAGGCGAGCTTCGTGCATATTCTCGACGAGTCGGCAAAGGTCCAGTTGTACTTCAAAGCCGACGAGCTTGGGGATCGGTATGAGATATTCAAACTGCTCGACATCGGCGATATCGTTGGTGCGAACGGGTTCGTATTTCGCACGCGTACCGGCGAGACGTCGTTGCACGTCGCGTCGTTCGAGTTACTGGCGAAAGCTGTTCGTCCACTGCCGGTCGTGAAAGAAGAGATCGACGAGAAGACGGGCGAGAAAATTGTGCACGACGCCGTCGTTGACAAGGAGCTTCGCTACCGTCGCCGATATATCGATCTGGTCGTCAACTCGCAGATACGCGACACCTTCCGCAAGCGTTCGCAGATCATCTCGACCATCCGCCGTTTCTTCGATTCGTACGGCTACCTCGAAGTTGAGACGCCCGTGTTGCAGCCGCTCTATGGCGGTGCATACGCCCGGCCGTTCGTCACGCATCACAATGCGCTCGATTTCGATCTGTATATGCGCATTGCAGACGAGCTCTACCTGAAGCGGCTCATCGTCGGCGGCCTTGCCGAAGGAGTGTATGAAATTTCAAAAGATTTCCGCAACGAGGGCATGGACAAGAACCATAGCCCTGAGTTCACGATGGCCGAAATCTACGTCGCGTACAAGGATTATAACTGGATGATGGACTTCGTCGAGAAGATGTTCGCCGAAGTTGCGCGCGTCGTGACCGGCGGTGGGATGCAGGTCACGCAAAAGAGCGGCACGGTCATCGACTTCACGCCGCCGTACCGCCGCATGACGATGTATGAATCGATCAACGAGTACACCGGCATCGATGTGAGCGATATGGACGAATCGGGCTTGCGCGACGCGTGTAAGACGATGGGCCTGAGCCTCGATCCGAAATGGGGCGCTGGCAAGATTATCGACGAGATCTTCTCGGAGAAGGTAGAGCACAATCTCACTCAGCCGACGTTCATCACCGACTACCCGCTGTCGATGTCGCCGCTGGCGAAGAACCATCGCTCGAAGCCGGGACTTGTCGAGCGATTCGAACTCATGGTTGCCGGACAAGAACTTGCCAACGCATTCAGCGAACTCAACGACCCGATCGATCAGCGTGCACGCTTCGAAGAGCAGGCCAAGCTCCGCGCCCGTGGCGACGACGAAGCGATGCAGCTTGATGAAGACTTCCTGCGTGCGCTCGAAACTGGTATGCCTCCGACCGCCGGCCTCGGCTTCGGCGTGGACCGCCTGACGATGATCATGACGGGCGAAGAATCGATCCGTGATGTCGTGCTCTTTCCGGCGATGCGGCCGGAGAAATAA
- a CDS encoding GNAT family N-acetyltransferase, protein MFVPDTSILTDQPPCSFRTMVPEDEPFAIRLYGITLRHQMSLDAVGLTQEQIDALTEHQYRLMMIHYNSNYPWADISIVLREGEPVGRLIIIDFENEIRLGDLMILPEYQNNGICTYIMRMHVARGIAQGKKIRLHVEKVNRAVALYEREGFAIVEDLSSHWLMEYSGR, encoded by the coding sequence ATGTTCGTCCCAGACACGTCAATTCTCACCGATCAGCCGCCGTGTTCGTTCCGAACAATGGTGCCGGAAGATGAACCGTTTGCGATTCGCCTCTATGGGATAACGCTTCGACACCAGATGTCACTCGATGCAGTGGGGTTGACGCAGGAGCAGATCGATGCATTGACCGAGCATCAGTACCGACTGATGATGATTCATTACAATAGTAACTATCCGTGGGCCGACATCTCCATCGTGCTTCGGGAGGGGGAACCGGTCGGACGGCTGATTATTATCGACTTTGAGAATGAGATCCGTTTAGGCGATCTCATGATTCTTCCGGAATACCAAAACAATGGCATCTGCACCTACATCATGCGAATGCATGTAGCGCGCGGTATTGCACAAGGGAAGAAGATACGTCTGCATGTGGAAAAGGTGAATCGAGCCGTTGCATTGTATGAACGGGAAGGGTTTGCTATCGTCGAGGACCTTTCATCCCACTGGCTGATGGAGTACAGCGGTCGTTGA
- a CDS encoding phage tail protein produces MAEPFIGQIIQTGFNFAPYGYATCDGQLMSIAQNTALFSLLGTQFGGDGRVTFGLPDLRGRAPIHQGQGPGLTPRDMGEMSGSEDVTLINSEMPMHNHLVSTTNVAGALGTPNGNFIAASSDSGSVVYFRPTSDGSTLNVQTIGLAGGNQPHDDMEPYLVISFSIALEGIFPSRN; encoded by the coding sequence ATGGCAGAACCATTTATCGGGCAGATCATCCAAACCGGATTCAATTTTGCACCGTATGGATATGCGACGTGCGACGGTCAGTTAATGTCGATCGCACAAAACACCGCACTGTTCTCATTGCTCGGCACCCAGTTCGGTGGCGATGGCCGGGTGACCTTCGGTCTTCCTGATCTTCGTGGCCGTGCTCCGATTCATCAGGGGCAAGGACCGGGCCTCACACCTCGGGACATGGGCGAGATGTCCGGTTCCGAAGACGTGACGCTGATCAATTCCGAGATGCCGATGCACAATCACTTGGTCTCAACGACCAATGTTGCCGGCGCTCTCGGAACACCCAATGGCAATTTCATCGCTGCCAGTAGCGATTCAGGCTCGGTCGTATATTTTCGGCCAACGTCGGACGGATCAACGTTGAACGTTCAGACGATTGGGCTCGCGGGCGGCAATCAGCCGCACGACGACATGGAGCCGTACCTGGTGATTAGTTTCTCGATTGCGCTTGAGGGAATATTCCCGTCGCGCAACTAA
- a CDS encoding phage tail protein, which produces MAEPFIGQIIQAGFNFAPKGYATCDGQILSIAQNTALFSLLGTTFGGDGRVTFGLPDLRGRVPIHQGQGPGLTARVMGESSGSETVTLISTQMPMHNHLMSTTNVAGALPTPNGNFLAASSDSTAVSMYRPTSDGSTLNPQSIGLAGGNQPHNNMQPYLVINFCIALVGIFPSRN; this is translated from the coding sequence ATGGCAGAACCATTTATCGGGCAGATCATCCAGGCAGGATTCAATTTTGCACCGAAAGGATACGCGACATGCGACGGTCAGATACTGTCGATCGCGCAGAACACCGCATTATTTTCATTGCTCGGCACCACGTTCGGTGGTGACGGCCGTGTGACGTTCGGTCTTCCTGACCTTCGTGGTCGCGTCCCGATCCATCAGGGACAAGGCCCGGGACTCACAGCGAGAGTGATGGGCGAGTCATCCGGTTCCGAAACCGTGACGCTGATCAGCACGCAAATGCCGATGCATAATCATTTGATGTCGACAACGAACGTTGCGGGTGCGCTGCCGACACCGAACGGCAACTTCCTTGCCGCCAGCAGTGACTCAACGGCCGTGTCGATGTACCGACCGACGTCCGATGGGTCGACGTTGAATCCGCAGAGCATTGGTCTGGCCGGAGGTAATCAGCCGCACAACAATATGCAGCCGTACCTCGTGATCAATTTCTGCATTGCACTGGTCGGTATATTCCCGTCACGTAACTAA
- a CDS encoding VWA domain-containing protein, with protein MNLVLIASALAQPSVGPKVSLRTGTKPKLIARFDNDTLYLRAWDTRGEPITTLDSSDLLITIGNDTADIIRFEPVRTLSAEDLAISFVLDNSGSMFHAYDSLTNYLDRFLDSLGAGAILSAMTFDNTDRDPTYDATGRQQLFLASRPFTTERARISDFWHFYDSIRSGYTPLFDAMWKSFEHIAERRRSGDSLRSDVLVVVTDGEDNCSTISGNHLAELAAAMHVSIYVVNFRSDPQWRMIWLVNHAGGRTFTAETLGGLRSVLAGIRRSLVSGYRVVFGLPFSGAGGFRRY; from the coding sequence TTGAATCTGGTTCTGATCGCAAGTGCGCTTGCGCAGCCGTCGGTCGGTCCGAAGGTGTCGTTGCGGACCGGAACGAAGCCGAAGCTCATCGCACGATTCGATAACGATACGCTCTATCTTCGCGCATGGGATACACGCGGTGAGCCGATCACCACGCTCGATTCGAGCGATCTGCTCATTACCATCGGAAACGATACGGCGGATATCATTCGCTTCGAGCCGGTCCGGACGCTCAGTGCAGAAGATCTTGCCATCAGCTTCGTGCTCGATAACTCGGGCTCGATGTTCCATGCATACGATTCGCTGACGAACTACCTCGACCGATTTCTCGATTCGCTCGGCGCCGGCGCCATACTTTCGGCGATGACATTCGATAACACCGACCGCGACCCTACCTACGACGCAACCGGACGCCAGCAGTTGTTTCTGGCGTCGCGTCCGTTTACGACCGAGCGTGCGCGCATCAGCGACTTCTGGCATTTCTACGATTCCATTCGCAGCGGGTACACGCCGCTCTTCGATGCAATGTGGAAGAGTTTCGAACACATTGCCGAACGACGCCGCAGCGGAGACTCGTTGCGCAGCGACGTACTCGTCGTGGTCACCGACGGCGAGGACAACTGTAGCACAATCTCCGGCAATCATCTGGCCGAGCTTGCAGCCGCCATGCATGTGAGCATCTATGTGGTCAACTTCCGCAGCGACCCGCAGTGGCGAATGATCTGGCTCGTCAATCATGCAGGTGGTCGCACCTTCACGGCCGAGACACTTGGTGGTTTGCGTTCGGTGCTCGCCGGCATCAGGAGATCGCTCGTGTCCGGGTATCGGGTCGTCTTCGGCCTTCCATTCTCCGGGGCAGGTGGGTTTAGACGATATTAA
- a CDS encoding peptidoglycan DD-metalloendopeptidase family protein — MPFPRATAVTFAVRRRLAFTMRASSVCCLVVLTLVVATGSADARRAKKRAAPQRRHTSATHKERLSREAELAQLKREIAETERELGEHTRKENLTRKQLAAHNARTAALKKKLASLKSEAAALEAQEHQLDTSIQQTASTIDTLKRSYAADVVRRYTSGAYREHVTKGSGFDDPQEESVRLRNAYYAHLASTALHHNKETLDSTKSELTENREEVASLLDEQRGAISETKQQQQSAEQQTQRTAHELRSIQERKQALQKELDRRKAAAKRLEAMIANLAAKEEAEIKRRKEAIRKREAERRNKRRAGKKLTQSERHQEELDAQEQKSLAGPHSLGWPTASHRIVQGFGEQRNKELGTVTMNLGIDIGTAAGSAVHAAADGKVALVSSLPSYGTLVIIRHGGGVLTVYADLSGTSVSTGSTVTKGQTIGRSGSNSELGDILHFEVWKGKAKQNPVRWLK, encoded by the coding sequence ATGCCTTTTCCGCGTGCAACAGCGGTGACATTTGCCGTCCGTCGTCGGTTAGCATTCACAATGCGCGCAAGCTCGGTGTGTTGCCTTGTTGTTCTAACGCTCGTCGTTGCGACCGGGTCTGCCGATGCACGTCGAGCGAAGAAACGAGCTGCGCCGCAACGCCGTCACACATCCGCAACCCATAAAGAACGCCTGTCGCGCGAGGCAGAACTTGCGCAGCTCAAGCGAGAGATTGCCGAAACCGAGCGCGAACTCGGCGAACATACCCGCAAAGAGAATCTTACACGAAAGCAACTCGCGGCACATAACGCGCGAACGGCAGCGCTCAAGAAAAAACTCGCCTCGCTCAAATCCGAAGCTGCTGCACTCGAAGCCCAAGAGCATCAACTCGACACCTCGATCCAACAGACTGCGTCGACGATCGACACATTGAAACGATCGTATGCCGCCGATGTCGTGCGTCGCTACACGAGCGGTGCGTACCGTGAGCATGTGACAAAAGGAAGCGGCTTCGACGATCCGCAGGAGGAATCGGTACGGCTACGGAATGCGTATTATGCGCATCTTGCCTCGACTGCATTACACCACAACAAAGAAACGCTCGATTCGACGAAGTCGGAATTGACCGAGAATCGCGAAGAGGTTGCGTCGTTGCTTGACGAACAGCGCGGCGCGATCTCCGAGACGAAACAGCAACAACAAAGCGCGGAACAACAAACGCAGCGGACGGCCCACGAACTTCGCAGCATCCAGGAGCGAAAACAAGCGTTACAAAAGGAACTTGACCGTCGCAAAGCTGCTGCAAAACGACTCGAGGCCATGATCGCAAATCTTGCGGCAAAGGAAGAGGCCGAGATCAAACGGCGCAAAGAAGCCATCCGAAAGCGCGAAGCCGAACGCAGAAACAAACGACGCGCCGGCAAGAAGCTTACCCAGAGCGAACGTCATCAGGAAGAACTCGATGCGCAAGAACAGAAAAGCCTTGCCGGACCTCATTCGCTCGGCTGGCCGACCGCATCGCACCGTATTGTCCAGGGCTTCGGCGAACAGCGCAACAAAGAGCTCGGCACCGTTACGATGAACCTGGGGATCGATATCGGCACTGCAGCCGGTTCGGCAGTACATGCTGCCGCCGATGGGAAGGTAGCACTCGTGAGTTCGTTACCGAGTTATGGGACGCTGGTGATCATCCGCCATGGCGGCGGCGTGCTGACCGTCTATGCCGACCTCTCGGGGACATCCGTATCGACCGGATCGACGGTCACCAAAGGTCAGACGATCGGTCGTTCCGGCAGCAACAGCGAACTCGGCGACATCTTGCACTTCGAGGTCTGGAAGGGCAAGGCAAAACAGAATCCGGTGCGGTGGCTCAAGTGA
- the ubiE gene encoding bifunctional demethylmenaquinone methyltransferase/2-methoxy-6-polyprenyl-1,4-benzoquinol methylase UbiE, whose protein sequence is MSKSEFTFDTTDEKKVYVRQMFSDIAGRYDFLNHFLSFGQDFRWRKKAVRVVRKHLGTNAQPAVLDIACGTGDLSFEVLRQMPGAKITGLDLARPMLDIFQQKIDKRHATIVIGEGDVEALEFADNTFDAVTIGFATRNFSKLDVACREIFRVLKPGGVFVNLELSKPRRFPMKQLYAFYSRFILPIVGKGVSRNTEAYSYLPDSIRRFPEREEIVAMLTRIGFVNARWKDLSAGIVTMHIAEKR, encoded by the coding sequence ATGAGCAAATCCGAATTCACGTTCGACACCACCGACGAGAAGAAAGTGTACGTCCGGCAGATGTTCTCCGACATCGCCGGACGCTATGACTTCCTCAATCACTTTCTATCCTTCGGGCAGGATTTTCGCTGGCGCAAGAAGGCCGTTCGCGTGGTGAGGAAGCATCTTGGCACGAACGCGCAGCCTGCGGTTCTCGATATTGCCTGCGGGACGGGCGACCTTTCGTTCGAAGTCCTTCGTCAGATGCCGGGCGCGAAGATTACGGGGCTCGACCTCGCTCGACCGATGCTCGATATTTTCCAGCAGAAGATCGACAAGCGTCATGCGACCATCGTGATCGGCGAAGGAGATGTCGAAGCGCTGGAGTTTGCGGACAATACGTTCGATGCAGTCACGATCGGCTTCGCGACGCGCAACTTCAGCAAACTCGATGTAGCATGCCGCGAGATATTCCGGGTGCTCAAACCCGGCGGGGTATTTGTCAATCTCGAGCTTTCGAAGCCGCGACGCTTTCCGATGAAGCAGCTCTATGCGTTCTATAGCCGATTCATTTTGCCGATCGTCGGCAAAGGCGTCTCGAGGAATACGGAGGCGTATAGCTATCTGCCGGATTCGATCCGCCGCTTTCCGGAACGCGAAGAGATCGTCGCAATGCTTACTCGGATCGGCTTCGTGAATGCTCGGTGGAAGGACCTCTCGGCCGGGATCGTGACGATGCATATCGCAGAGAAGCGATAA
- a CDS encoding TetR/AcrR family transcriptional regulator yields MGIIERKEREREARRGQILDAAQKVFQSRGLSQASMDDIAKEAELAKGTIYLYYKNKDELLLGLILRGFEILDDIMVEFTSAKPTGLERIVAVGESYRTFSQKETFLFSLMNVSEPPPKSNISSELIDELARLTQKIWSAFYSFTEQAKAEGDLKAEVNGITLVLTLWLSSTGVLRMYNKAVCSPENNAFAARKGGMHLEYLDWPYVYDTTMRMLLETAVTDQGRARLAPLEWKTNEQMGLTFETLPHTEAELQVA; encoded by the coding sequence ATGGGTATTATTGAACGAAAAGAGAGAGAACGTGAAGCCCGACGCGGACAGATACTCGATGCTGCCCAAAAGGTCTTCCAATCACGTGGTTTGAGCCAAGCATCGATGGACGATATTGCCAAAGAAGCCGAGCTCGCCAAAGGGACGATCTATCTCTATTATAAGAATAAAGACGAACTGCTGCTTGGGCTGATCCTTCGGGGCTTCGAGATCCTCGACGATATCATGGTCGAGTTTACCTCTGCCAAGCCGACCGGACTCGAGCGTATTGTCGCCGTCGGTGAGTCGTACCGCACATTCTCACAGAAGGAGACTTTTTTGTTCTCGCTCATGAATGTCAGCGAGCCGCCTCCGAAATCGAATATTTCCAGCGAGTTGATCGACGAACTTGCCCGCCTGACCCAGAAGATCTGGAGCGCGTTTTACTCCTTTACCGAACAGGCAAAGGCCGAGGGCGACCTCAAAGCGGAGGTCAACGGCATCACGCTCGTCCTCACGCTCTGGCTTTCGAGCACGGGCGTGCTCCGGATGTACAATAAGGCTGTCTGCAGCCCGGAAAATAATGCATTCGCTGCGCGAAAAGGCGGGATGCATTTAGAATATCTCGACTGGCCATACGTCTATGACACGACGATGCGGATGTTGCTCGAAACAGCCGTTACCGACCAGGGCCGTGCGCGCCTGGCTCCGCTCGAGTGGAAGACGAACGAACAGATGGGGCTGACGTTCGAAACGCTCCCCCACACCGAGGCCGAACTACAAGTTGCTTAA
- a CDS encoding TolC family protein, protein MKSKSIFILATGLLFLGQSASAQTGAVPSALSSYIQTALEQNPEVMASRARWKNVDAKVEEARSGLIPHLSFVSKFTDYSGGRILYFPGVGNFNATGLGIVPWDNHFEFSWPILNYGIWQGMSISTAVRDASTAEVSAKELDVTERVAEAYYNYAKASELVEIRKNAQALATENLRTANALFSNDKVPKNDVLRAEVGVAMAEGDVLTAQNMSSLARTNFNNLLKRDFDAEINLPKPEEITALVHAGSDLAANDGQKYAMNLPPIREDIDRAYATRPELVQLARNEDALNGAKKAAWSDFLPSIAIFGSYGWQEQTPKFSSDADLLLGGVQLQWNFFSGFGTTARVNEQEAQLEELRYQTEAAMNGIRLEIENARLEKVNAIDRLTIAQKQRTSAEENYRIVKAQYDNGMAPLITLLDAQTTLANAKANLTTTTYDVLIADAKYRKALGTR, encoded by the coding sequence ATGAAAAGTAAATCCATCTTCATTCTTGCGACGGGATTGCTGTTCCTCGGTCAGTCGGCTTCGGCCCAGACCGGAGCGGTTCCGTCGGCACTCTCCAGCTATATTCAAACAGCACTCGAACAGAATCCGGAAGTCATGGCCAGCCGCGCCAGGTGGAAGAACGTCGATGCAAAAGTAGAAGAAGCGCGTTCGGGGTTGATCCCGCATTTGAGCTTCGTCTCGAAGTTCACCGATTACAGCGGTGGCCGCATCCTCTATTTCCCCGGTGTCGGCAACTTCAATGCAACCGGACTCGGGATCGTCCCGTGGGATAACCATTTCGAATTCTCCTGGCCGATCCTCAATTATGGCATTTGGCAAGGCATGAGCATCTCTACCGCCGTGCGCGACGCATCGACGGCAGAGGTCAGCGCCAAAGAACTCGACGTGACCGAACGTGTCGCCGAAGCATACTATAACTATGCAAAGGCGAGCGAACTGGTCGAGATCCGCAAGAACGCCCAGGCGCTTGCGACCGAGAACTTGCGCACGGCTAATGCCCTCTTCTCGAACGACAAAGTACCGAAGAACGACGTACTGCGTGCGGAGGTCGGTGTGGCAATGGCCGAAGGCGATGTGCTCACCGCACAAAATATGTCGTCGCTTGCACGGACAAACTTCAACAACCTTCTCAAGCGCGACTTCGACGCCGAGATCAATCTGCCCAAGCCGGAAGAGATTACCGCACTTGTCCATGCCGGCAGCGACCTCGCCGCCAATGACGGACAGAAGTATGCGATGAATCTTCCGCCGATCCGCGAGGACATCGACCGTGCGTATGCAACACGCCCCGAGCTTGTGCAACTCGCGCGTAACGAAGATGCGCTCAACGGAGCAAAGAAGGCCGCATGGTCCGACTTCCTGCCGTCGATCGCGATTTTTGGTTCGTACGGGTGGCAGGAACAGACGCCGAAGTTTTCGAGCGACGCCGACCTGCTTCTCGGCGGCGTCCAGCTTCAGTGGAATTTCTTCTCCGGCTTCGGTACCACCGCAAGGGTGAACGAGCAGGAAGCACAGCTCGAAGAACTCCGCTACCAGACCGAGGCGGCGATGAACGGCATTCGTCTCGAGATCGAGAATGCCCGCCTCGAGAAAGTCAATGCGATCGATCGACTCACGATCGCCCAGAAGCAGCGCACCAGCGCCGAAGAAAATTATCGCATCGTCAAAGCACAGTATGACAATGGCATGGCGCCGCTGATCACCTTGCTTGACGCACAAACGACCCTCGCCAATGCGAAGGCCAACCTGACCACGACGACATACGACGTCCTGATCGCCGACGCAAAGTACAGAAAAGCACTCGGCACACGATAA